A DNA window from Capnocytophaga sp. ARDL2 contains the following coding sequences:
- a CDS encoding DNA cytosine methyltransferase, whose protein sequence is MNIVSFFAGAGGLDLGFEKAGFDVIWANEYDKEIWETYQKNHPNTQLDKRSIVNIPSEEVPDCDGIIGGPPCQSWSEAGAMKGIEDKRGQLFFDFIRILEAKQPKFFLAENVSGMLLGRHSEALENIKELFRKAGIGYELSFEMVNACDYNVPQDRKRVIFVGIRKDLGFTYQFEKPNFPKQTLQDTIFDLQENVLPAKETNKTNGSDCFFPNHEYMTGGFSTIYMSRNRVRSWEEQSFTIQAGGRHAPIHPQAPKMEFIEQNVRIFVPGKEHLYRRLSVRECARIQTFPDDFIFHYQNIAAGYKMIGNAVPVNLAYFLAESIKKQLKANEPKQQVLEKVL, encoded by the coding sequence ATGAATATAGTATCATTTTTTGCAGGGGCTGGAGGATTAGACCTTGGATTTGAAAAAGCAGGGTTTGATGTCATTTGGGCAAATGAATACGATAAAGAAATTTGGGAAACTTACCAAAAAAATCATCCAAATACTCAACTGGATAAGCGAAGTATTGTAAACATTCCCTCAGAAGAAGTACCAGATTGTGATGGAATCATCGGAGGACCACCGTGCCAAAGCTGGAGCGAGGCAGGAGCTATGAAAGGCATCGAAGACAAAAGAGGACAGTTATTTTTTGATTTTATCCGAATTTTAGAAGCCAAACAACCTAAATTTTTCCTTGCCGAAAATGTGAGCGGAATGCTACTCGGTCGGCATTCCGAAGCCTTGGAAAACATCAAAGAATTGTTTAGAAAAGCAGGTATTGGCTATGAATTGTCTTTTGAGATGGTCAATGCCTGTGATTACAATGTCCCCCAAGACCGCAAACGAGTTATTTTTGTGGGAATACGCAAAGATTTAGGCTTTACCTATCAGTTTGAAAAGCCCAATTTTCCTAAACAGACGCTTCAAGATACGATTTTCGATTTACAAGAAAATGTTTTACCAGCCAAAGAAACCAATAAAACTAACGGCTCGGATTGTTTTTTTCCAAATCACGAATATATGACTGGCGGATTTTCTACCATTTATATGTCGAGAAACCGCGTAAGAAGTTGGGAAGAACAATCCTTTACCATTCAGGCAGGAGGTCGTCACGCACCCATCCATCCACAAGCTCCGAAAATGGAATTTATAGAGCAGAATGTGCGAATTTTTGTTCCAGGAAAAGAACATTTATACCGAAGATTAAGCGTGAGAGAATGTGCAAGAATCCAAACTTTTCCAGATGATTTCATTTTTCATTACCAAAACATCGCAGCAGGATACAAAATGATTGGAAATGCAGTGCCTGTAAATTTGGCCTATTTTTTAGCCGAAAGTATCAAAAAACAATTGAAAGCCAACGAACCTAAACAACAAGTTTTAGAAAAGGTACTATGA
- a CDS encoding DpnD/PcfM family protein — MKTYKIEVKETLSRIVSIEAKDEQEAVQKIEKLYKKEKIVLDSDDFVSKEIEVCKD; from the coding sequence ATGAAAACCTATAAAATAGAAGTAAAAGAAACCTTATCAAGAATTGTTTCGATTGAGGCAAAAGACGAACAAGAGGCAGTACAAAAAATTGAGAAACTTTATAAAAAAGAGAAAATCGTTTTGGATTCCGATGACTTTGTTTCAAAAGAAATAGAAGTTTGTAAAGATTAA